The Paroedura picta isolate Pp20150507F chromosome 2, Ppicta_v3.0, whole genome shotgun sequence sequence TACCTGCTCTCAGAAAGATAATTTAAGTTAGACTAGTCTAAAGattgtcttaaataaataaatgtgccaaCTAATATTTTTAGCACATTAAATatacatacacaaataaatataagtgacctttctttgaaaaaaaaagccaaaatggGTGGGACGGGACCGAACAGTAGAATTGTAGTGCCAACAACTATAAAGGTGAAATTCACTGACATTATGTTTTAGGATAGCCCTCTGCAAACATGAGTGGATTTTGGCCTTTAAAAGGTttggcgcaggggtagtcaaactgcggccctccagatgtccatggactacaattcccaggagccccctgccagcgaatgctggcaggggctcctgggaattgtagtccatggacatctggagggccgcagtttgactacccctggttggaGCAAAGACAGAAAAATGATAACGTTCCTTAGCAATTGTGATAGGGAATGGCTCCCTTCCCCATGCTCTGCCCAAGTACCCATCAGAGCTTGGAAAAATGTGTGTAAGCTTGTGCAAAGAAATTGCATTCCAAGTTGGGAATGAGAGAAGGAAAGAACTGGACAGCCTGTTTGAAGTTGGCTAAAGAccctagagcagcagttctcaaccttttcttcaccgCGACCACAACTTCAGCGCCGAAGCTCAGcggggacccagccagaggagctgccagctagcactgCGGAGGCActtctgccacccccccccccagccgtggcagctgcagaaggagccactGGGGCGCTGGAAATGCGTGTGCACGGGTGGCTTGTGGCACGTGCATGTGCACAACAATTGAGgcggtgtggaggcagccattggcaTGACTCCACCGCCTCCACCCACCTTTGCCGCCTCCACCCACCTCCACACGCTGCCACCCACCACTGCTGCCCGCCACCACCAtccacctccacatgctgccGCCTACTGCCTATGCCTGCCGCCGCCACCCACCACTGCAGCGGCGGACAACCTGGCGACCCcgtgggaggggccaggtgaccccaaatggtgTCCCGTCaccaagtttgagaaccactgccctagagggtgTGGAATCTTCCTTTACCTGGGGATCTGGTGTGGTGTAATAGAGTGACTTCACTGACGATGTTACTCTTTGCCTCCAGATGTGCTCCACTGGTGTATTTATAAATTAAGATTATGTAACCGGAACCTAAGACTTTTCCAGTGATCTCTCATTCAAAGGGAATGAACTTGCAATGCTCCTCCTGTAATACTCCCCCAAATACTTCTGGCGACTTGGAGATATGGGGAGCATGTGACAATATAGTTAAGATTCCCCTGCaatctaaaagaaaacaaaaaccctccCCTTTGAACTTTTATGGTCCACATGGTTCAGGGCTTCTTTGTTTCAAAACCTCTTCTTCCAAATCCATAGGATTCTTTGGCTTGTACTGATCTCCTTGGAGTGTGTATCTAATTATGTGTAGTTATCCTGTGGGAAATTATTGTTGTCTTTTCCCAGAACTTTCCTCTATTTTTCTAACTAAGAACTACAGAAATTATGCCTATACTCTAAAGGGTTATTCAGCATTTTCACATGGAAAACTTATTTTACTGTGATAACAAAAGGCAAAAATAGAAGGCAATTTGGCACAAAGTTGCAGATTTGTTATGTACTCCCTTGGCAGTAGGCCCAGTGAATGGGGTAGGTCTTATTTATCAGTAAATATATCTACAagtgaggctgtggctcagtgcatGCAGAAtattccaggttcaattcctgggatcTCCAATTAAAACCCAATTAGACGGatgtagtaggtgatgtgaaagacctccatttGAGATTATTTCCACACAAGAGCAACCCCCTGCCTTGATGTTCTtaaagattcagattcagaaaacctttattggcaaaaGTTATTGAGGAATACAAAAAAATTTTCTCCCCAGGAGTAGATCCAAATATTGTGCCCCCTTACCCACATATTTAAAATCCTCCTTTACAGCATTTTTGGATCATTTTGACTTGCAGTTTTCAAGTGCGGAATTCGCAAATTTGAATCTGCTGTTTCATCACATTGTTGTTTGGGTGTCATCATTGTCCTGTATTAACCCTAGTTCCTGTCCTCCTACCCCCACCAAAGTTGTCCCCGAGCCATTCACCTTTTAAAAGCATATTGTTGATTGCCTTAAAGGGTAATTTTTAACAGTAACATTAATAGCAAGCAGCCAATTGGCCCAACAAAGCTTGTGAAGGAACTGATCCTTTAAGGAAAACTCTTCCCATAGGATCAGCTCAATTGTTATCCTAATGAAAATGTAATTCCCTTTAGGGGAATGAAAGTCAGACTTTCCCCGTTGCTAAgtgagtttctttctttctttctttctttctttctttctttcttgataaTGCAAGTACATTGCAACCTTAcagagcaaagagagagagagagagagaggcagcaagGACCCCCTTTGAAGTAAATGCAAAACTCATTAAATGGGTCTGATCCTTGCTTAAACACCTAATTGCGGAACAAATGCCACAGACTTGAAGTATAAGATGGTGCTTTAACTTGAGGTTGAAACAAAGCATGACTgtactgcagaaatggtctgaggcTGTAAagaagagagagctctgagagaactgtgattggcccaaggtcacccagcaggcttcctgtggaaaaggagcagggaatcaaacctggttctccagattagagtctactgttCTTAACAATTATACCAATCTGGCTCTTGTGAAGTGCTGTTGCCTGTTGGATCAGACAGTATTGGATGGTCAGGACGGGATGGTTAGAATGTCCTTGCACATATATGCATTTTAATATCTCTGGAACTAGCTATGGTAGTCTGTGTGCTGCCAATGATTCTTGGTAATACATTTTGTGATAAGGTGTCACTGAATGCCAGAACAATGAGTTTCAACCACAAGAATACAATTtttgcactaaaaaaaaaaaagatctaattTAATACCTGCAATGGGTGAGAAAACCTTGGACTGGATTCAGACTCAGATGAGTATAATCAAATAGCTGATAAATTCTAGCTCAGCCATTTCGCTCTGGAATCTTCCTTTGAAGACCCCCCTCACCTCCCACTAAAGATAGCAGCGGAACATCCTGGGAGAGAGTGGAGAAACGCCCCAGTCGTTTCAGAGTGCTGCCATCTTTGATGTCTGCTTCGATGCCTAAGACATTCTGAACCAGGTTATGGTATGTTTCTGCAGGCAACAGAAGTTACAGGGAAAGGTGGCCAAATGCAAAGTATATGAAgatttcttgctgaaactgatcgAAGCATTGCCTGCCCGTGAGTACAGTCGTTAGCCCACATTTCCTTTGGTTTCTAACTGCTTCTCAGATGTTTGTGTGATGACCTCGGTTTTCTACCCTTACCTTTCAAAAAGCACCCACAAATTGCTTATAcatttaagcagagactagatggccatctgactgCAATGCAAATTCCCTGAATTGAGGCAGATTGTGGGAGAGAGGGCAAAAAAGGATGTCAGCGTTCTgctctcatggccctttcttacatgctcagggtaatgccgattgccactttggggccaagaaagaggcttccttcaAGACAGATTGTCCCGGGGATCCTGGAGGATTTTTGCCTTCCTCTAGACTAATGTGACCataaatctggggccacaaggcagGACGCCATCCTAGGCAGAGTTGCAAGCTTCTAAGTGCCTCAAAGTCAATGGGCTCTGAAGGACGGGACTCTCCTTAGGACTGGttatataaaatcagagtccaagaccaacaaagatttattcaaggtgtgagcttttgagtgcttttgaatctgatgaagagtgcttgaacttgaaagctcacgccgtgaataaatctttgtttggcttaaaggtgccactgaactctgattttgttgcactacttcagaccaacacggctacccacttgcatcTAGGACTGGTGTGTAAAAGTATCTGACCCATCAGTTCTCCTTCCCCCAAGCATTTTATAATAACTGAGTCTAAACTTAGTCCTCTGCCAGTCTGTTTGGGGCAAAAAATAAGTAAAGTGAATAACTAGACAAGATGCTGGTAGATCTTGACTGAATCTCCCCagtattttttaaatagaaattgtAGCCACATGCGGCCTCTTTTTGGTTTAGGGGTATGTTGGGGGAAAGGGGGTTAACCCTTCCACTCCTACACAGTTTCTCCTTCtttcattgtgactcagtcattattttaatggggttttaatggggaattttaatggttaatatattgtatttgtattaaaacattgtgaaccgccgcgagccggtttccgagagcggcggtcatacaaatcaaataaataaataaataaataaacagaactgTCCACACATATATTCTATTACTAGACTTGGAGGGCAAACCAGCCGACACCTGTCTTTTCCCCTTTGGAATCAAACAACACCCTGGGGAGGTTGTTAGTTTCAGCTGGAGAAGCCATGCAGAAGAGGAAAGTCTCCTCTTCCCACATGGAGCACTAATTTGAATATTCCCCCCAGGTGTCTGTTATGTCTGTTTTAAGAAAGGCGGGGAAGTTCTGTTTATGAATTTccacaaaattcaagtccagtggcttCTTTCAAGGcctgcaaagttttattcaaatgtgaatgcatacttcttcagatacattggtGGATTTTTTGTAAGatgtattttctgttttgtagATAGGGAGGCCAGAGTTTCCTTGGTGTTAATTTCCCagttaatttcctggcctggtgaactagctctgtcttgcaggccctctggagtTGTCTAAGGTCTTGGAGGGTCCTGATTTCCTTGCCCCCCATGTTTAACGCTCTTCCCTATTTCCTGTTGCAGACTACCTGGAATGCGGAGAAGAATCTTTGATTAGAGCCCTCATTAAAAGACATGAGACGTTGGTGACGGCAAACCAGAATTTGACAAAGAACTTGTCCACACTGCTGCATAATCTTGAGACAAACCAACATGAATTTGGAACCTTGAAAGAGAAACATGACACCGCAAAAGTTGTAAATGATACCAAGCATGTAGCTTTATGAAACAGGCATCCAACCTGTTATGTTACAGTGAGACCTTATATCAGGGGCCCTCAAGCTTTTTAATTATCTGGGCACCTTTAAAATTCTGATGTATGGTGGTGAGCACAaccacaaagtggctgccattagCAAACCACAAAAATCTCAGGGAGTGAGACTGTGCGTAACTctgtgaacaaagtttgagtccaggggcacttttaagacccaccaagttttgttctgggtataaacttttgtgtgcaggcccGCTTCCTCAGAGATCTGAAGatacccaaaataaaactttgttggctttaaaggccccactggactcaaactttgtttggctgcttcagaccatcatggcaACTCCCCTTGAACATAAATCTGATAGTAGTTCTTTAGCATTTCCGGAAGAGGCTTGGTTTAACaggaggcttttaaaaatgaacatattgtttaaacATATTTTCATGCATATGTACAACTTACTttcagtcatacagtgaagattcttaagctgtgggggcagctgctgctgaagcaaattttaaaaaatctgcacatccaatcaaatctccaaaagCCCATCAGAAACCCTGCTAAACAAAAGCCCCAATGGAACtcaccagttttaaaaaaaatactggcagGTGCCAAGAAAAGTATCtgtgggcaggggtagtcaacctgtggtcttccagatgttcatggactacaattcccatgagcccctgccagcaaacactggcaggagcttatggcaattgtagtccatggacatctggaggaccacaggttgactacccctgtctgtgGAGATCCCTGCCTTAGACAGAATCATTGTATCTGCTGAAAATGATAATTCTTAAAGTAGTATCAACAGCATGTAGCAAACTGTACACTGTAACAACTAGGAGTCTAGCTTAGTTGGGCCAGTTGACAAGATCCTGAATTATACAAAACggcttcaggaagaagaagagttgttttttctgccctgctttttattgcctgaaggagtctcaaaacagtttacaattgccttccctttcctctccccaaaacaggcaccctctgaggtaggtgggactgagagagctctgacagaactgccctgtgacaacagctctaacaggattgtgactagcctaggatcacccagctggctgcatgtggaggagaacatGCTTAAAGCAGAAAGGTGCAAAAAGATGACAGTGGTTTGGCTAGGAATGAATGGGGCTGGCCCTATTATGAAATTCTTATCAGAGCCAGCATACTGGAGTTATTAAGAGTGGCAGATACTCATCTggggtgctgggtttgattccccattccctcacgtgcagcttgctgggtgaccttgggccactcactagATTGCCAGGCCCCCCTGCAGCCaccattgggggtgggtgggaggggttaGGGTTGCCGGAGTGAGGTTggggagttcctggagatttggggatggaacctggggaggacaggaacctcagaggggtacaatgctatggagtccaccctccaggggaattctctttagagccagcttggtgtagtggttaagagcagcggcttctaatctggcgagccaggtttgattcccactcctcctcccagctgggtgatcttgggctctccatagcactgatcaagctgttctgaccgagcagtgatatcagggtctctgagcctcacccaccccacagggtgtctgttgtggggagaggaaagggaaggcgactgtaagccgctttgagattccttcaggtagagaaaagtggagtataagaaccaactcttcttcttcagtgatatcagggctctctgagcctcaccctccctcacagggtgtctgttgtggggagaggaacgggaaggcgattggaagccgctttgacactctttcggatagagaaaagtggcatataagaaccaactcttcttcttgtctggatatgagctgtatttccaggggattcccaggcctcacctggaggctggcatcccattcTCTCAGAacccagccccacctacatcacaacgtacctattgtggagagagtaagggaaggagattggaaactGCTCTGAAACTTCCTTAGAATagagaacagtggggtataaaaaccaacttttgtCATCAGCATGAGGGGGTTGTTATTAGGTTTTCTGCCTCAGCTGACACAAGGGGCCAGTTCTATGACCACACCATCACATTTATGAAGGGTTTCTGGATGTACAGTTGTGAGTGAGTTGCTTGTACAGTTGCCAGGTCCATCGTAGCTACAGGTGGAGGGTGAGTTTACCTGATCCgagttgggaaacccctgaagatttgagattgaagcctgaagaggaatctcagtggggtacagtgctatactgttcaccctccaaagcagccattttctccaagggaagggtagtctggagatgagctgtaatgccaggtgatccccaggtcccatctggaggctggcatgcctagtAGGTTGTGtgaggggtaggggtaggggtaggggtaggggtaggggtaggggtaggggtaggggtaggggtaggggtacgggtaggggtaggggtaggggaggACAGGAGAATCCCATACAAAAGCTAGATTTCCTCTAGCATCTGTAAACattctttttaatattttaacttaGATGCTGATTAGCAAACTTTCAGAGCTCCAGTCGAAATGCAGTGCATTACAAGGGAAAAATACACAGCTGGAACAGTACATTAGCCATAAAAAAGGCCACTTCAGAAATCAGGTAGGTGTTTACTGGGGTTTGCCCCCACCCCCTGGTTCCTTCCAGCAGAGTTTCAATCAAAATGGAGTGGGGAGCAAAGAATGCTTTCCACTTAAAGATGTGTCCTTGGCATTTCAACAACCTCCTCTGATTATGGAAGAATATTCTATAAATCAGCCTTCATCATTCCATTGTCATTAGTTAAAAGCAGACGCTGACATTAATTTCCTGTGCTCCTGGCTAAATGGAGTAGTACATAGCTGGGAGGGTGAGGGTTGTCTTTCAGAAAGGCAGATGCCACCTTGCTCAGTGGGGGAAGCCAGTTACAGAAGTTCTTCAGAGAAACCTGGAGGGAGCaagcaggggaggggccctgggtgggcgtgttcacagctatgtttcccaaccatattttgcatgatcatgccacttctcaatgcctgaagaattcTGTTGTTAAATTACACAGTGGTTCTGTTTGGACAGAAATTGTCAAGATGGAAGCAAGACAAAAATAAAGAGCCAACTGTGTTTACTCTTTTAAATATGTTGCCTGTTCTCTGCTTTTCAAAACAGTTGACTGTGTTGATCGCATCAAATACATCTGGTTGTAAGAACTGCCCcgtcttttcatttctttatatCTTTGCAGAAAGAAGAACTAGGCGGGATGTTGTTAGCAATCTCTGACCTAGCGGAGCAGTGCTACATGTGGCATTATGGCCCTTTGAAGGAAATGCCATTGCTTTCCAAGCTGGACATGATCCAAGTAAATACAAATACTGGTGCTGAAATGTTCTTGAAATCTAAACTGTCCAAGATGAATTACAACTTCTTGCTTGTGCTTGTTGCAAGAACGTTGGGTTGCCATCCAAGAGAGCACAGTGGGCAACCAGTGGGTATTTGGGGGATGAGGATATTAAAATTCACTTCTGCCACAAACCTAAGAGTAAAGTCAGCATGTTGGCATGATGTTCTAGGATTCCACCCACAGTATTACCATGGAGATTGGATGGAATCCTAGAGCATTGTGCTGATGTGttgctgtcacttccaggtccacacgggaagtgacatcatggcattgCCACACTGTCAATTTCAATAGCATTTCCCACTGTATCTCCTTTTGAGGTCTTGGCCCTTATGTAGATAGCGGTCCAAAGAACAGTTGTAGGCATTAAGGATAGAGAGGGCTCTGTGTATCTGGAGAAACCTCCAAGAGTGcagaacaatatttttatttatttatttttatacttgtatgctgcccttccctggaggctcagggcagctcacgcATTACTCTGGGAGAATAAGGGGGGAGATTAAAGTGCACTTAGATGAAGCTTTTCATATGGATCTTGGAAGGGGGGCAAGCAGGATTTTGGTATTAGATGtttaggcctcagccatatgcctggtggaacagctctgttttgcaagccctctgGAATGACAGgttctgcagggctctgatctagCTCTGATCTCTTATCTCTCCCTGAGTCCCAAACTGAGGAAACCCCTTCAAAAGAGGGTTCCTGCAGTCTGTTACAAAGGCAATAGAAATAACACCAGCACTTTCATAGACTTCAGGCACCATTAGCAAGCCTGCATTATATGTAGCCTGTGGGGCCTGAGTTCTTGCCTCACACTACAGTGCCCTCCAAAAAGGATGAGGCATCAGGTGGGACACCTTGTATTTGGCTGCCAGCAGTATACTCTTTTGGATGCGCAGTGCAGCACAACAGGACTCCCAAACCTCAGCTTCCACTTAGGATGCTATGGCAACTTAAAATGGCAACCAAAGTCAGGACAACTTCACAAGTCTTCAAAGGTTGCTATGGGTTCCCATGCCAATCTGGCTGGACCCTAGAATCAAAGGGTTGAATCGAGTGCAAAATTTCCACTTGTGCCAGAGCTCTTGAGCAAGTTAAAACCCAAGAAAAGGAGAGTGTTAAATGCAAGATTACAAGACAGTGGTAAATGCTTGCCCTAAGCCGGACTCGCATTTCTATTTGTGCTCATGCAACATCTTATGCAACCAGTTTCTGGACACCTTCCTGTTCCCATGTCACAGTCCTGCCCCCAGCCATGCAGCTACATATCTATGCAGGATTCCAAGGCTCCAAGAAGCAAGTTTCCTGAAGTCGGATGGGACTACTGTGGGAAGGAGAACGTGAAAAAATCCACAACTATGGGTTCCTTCTGCTGTTAAATGGCAGGATACAACCAAAAGAGCTATCTCCACCAAATTGTTTTGGTTAGCTTCCCACAATCATCTGGTTGGCTACTGGTAGAGATAGACTGCCAGGCAAATGTAGTTTTCACAGTGCCATTGCAAGGTTATTACTGGGATCTTTGCTTCCAATGCTAGACATTTTGTAAATTTATTGTAACACTGTCTTGACAATAGTAAggaatctttctctctctgtgaacAGGAGTTCATTTTGGAAAAACAGAATATCAGACAGCAAACAATGCAATTGGATGGACCTAAAACATCATCCTGCAGTCTTAAGGAGCGacctaacaaaaacaaaaagcggTCTTGATTCAAGACAAGTGATAAAAGAAGGTTCTGCATGCTGGGATGGCTTAAGCTTTGGAAAATACCATAGATTTTGATGTGCAATGCTGCATGGAAATGTGCAATATTTTTACCTTCTCTTATGAgcagcttggcacagatggatcTCAGTCCACTGCCAAAGCTATCATTGTTGGAATTTGCTAGTTTTGTGCTAATTTCCTTTGCAGTTAGTTTGTGAAACAGGAATTTAGCTCACAGCTGATCTTTCTAAGCTTGCCTTGATTGACAAATGCTGGTTTCATCACCTGCATTCTTTCTGTTCCACAATGATTCAGCTGATATCCTAATCTGCATTGCAGTTAGGAGGGCATCCAAAACAAACTAGGAAGTCCATGGCCATACATTATGTGACACCATAAGTAAGACTCTTGTTGTTAACAAACCAGCTTTAAAGCATGGTTTCATATACTGGTTTCGTGTATCCTAACTAGACATAGATAGAGAACTAACATAGTGT is a genomic window containing:
- the CCDC197 gene encoding uncharacterized protein CCDC197 — encoded protein: MEREGGPKYLLQVENRKENVFVTQLGEHREEGDEGVHYIPIIHEAPSKILQHHGNTLQKTLLLRKEVEHDQVTAELIAKRQEFKKQMEMLAKRSAEFALKEEASRVRALKFDRYLKECEQKKERAVKKYHNEQKLNQAKKNEIYKLKEELKELRIRQQKLQGKVAKCKVYEDFLLKLIEALPAHYLECGEESLIRALIKRHETLVTANQNLTKNLSTLLHNLETNQHEFGTLKEKHDTAKVMLISKLSELQSKCSALQGKNTQLEQYISHKKGHFRNQKEELGGMLLAISDLAEQCYMWHYGPLKEMPLLSKLDMIQEFILEKQNIRQQTMQLDGPKTSSCSLKERPNKNKKRS